CGCCTCCAACGAGCTCATGAACGTGCTCACGCTCCTGCTCACACTTATCGTCGGGTCCACCATGAGCGTCGACATGATGACCTACTACTCGACCGCCATGGGGATACCGCTCGAGGAGCTCCTCGCTAAGTTCGCTCTGGTCTTCCTCTGGGGCCTCCTCTCCTTCGTCTTCTCGACGCTGGGCGGAGTAGCTCTAGGCGAGCTGCTCTACATCGTGACGGGCGGCAAGGTCAATCCAATAATAGGGGCCGCCGGCGTCTCGGCCGTCCCCATGTCGGCTAGGGTCTGCCAGAGAGAGGCCCAGAGGGTCGACCCGACCAACTTCGTGTTGATGAATGCCATGGGCCCCAACGTGGCCGGCGTCATAGGGACGGCGACGGTCGCCGGGATATACATCGATTACGTGATTAGGGTCGTGAGCGGGCCCTGAGCAAGCGACGATCGACGGACGAGAGGGGCCCTCCGCCGTCCTATCGGAGCCGATTCTAGAGCTCAACGCCAGGACCCTCAGACTGTTCCGAGGTTCGGCTACTCGATGGGGCCGCGGGGATTTGAACCCCGGACCACGAGGGCCCAAGCCTCGCATCCTGCCAGGCTAGACGACGGCCCCCATAGGAGCCCGGTGCCCCGGAGCCTTAAAATCGTTCTCAACGAGCACTCGGAGGCTCGAGCTCGGTGAGCTAGGTGCGCGGCCGCCTCCTGGGCCCGGTGATGCTAGTCCTCGCGTCGCTGCTCTGGGGCTCGAGCTTTCCCACCATAAAAGTACTGATGAGCTCCGTAGACCCGGCGACGTACGTGTGGCTGCGAGGGCTCTTCTCGACTCTCCTCCTGGCCCCCTACGTGGCTTGGAGAGCCGTCAGAGGAGGGCTCGACCGATCGGCCCTAAGGGGAGGGCTGAGGGCCGGAGCGGCCTACACGGCCGGGCTCTGGCTCCAGGGGTGGGGCACGGCTTACACGACGGCCTCGAACTCCGCCTTCATAACGGCCCTCCACGTCGTCTTCGTCCACGCCTACGTAGCATTGGTCTCGCGTAGATACGGAGCCCGGCTGGGCTTAGCTCTCGTCGCCTGCGTGATCGGGGCCTACATGTTGACGGGCCCGTCGACTGGTCTCAACCGCGGAGACCTGCTAGTTCTCATCGGCTCGCTCGGCTGGGCCGCTCAGGTGATCCTGGTCTCGAGGTACTGTCGAGGAGATCCTCTGCAGTTCGTCTTTGCTCAGTTCCTCGCGTCGATCTCGCTCGCTGCGCCAGACCTCCTGAGAGGAGGACCCGAGCCTCTATCGCCGATCGACGTCGCTCTGCTCTTCTACTTGGCCGCCGCCTCGGGCGTCGGGGCCTTCGCGCTCCAGGTGGTGGGGCAGAGGAGCGTAGATCCCGCGGCGGCCTCCGTGATATTTCAACTGGAGCCGGTTTTCGCGGCCGCTCTGGCGAGGCTCGCGATTGGAGAGACGATGAGTTGCATGCAGATGGCCGGAGCGACCCTCATAGTGTTCTCCACAATGCTGGTCGGCGCGTTCGACCGAGAGCTCAGCGCGCGAGCGCGATCCTCAGAGCCTCTCGAACCGACGCCCCGAGGGGCTCGCCCAGCGCTCTTCTCGTGAGTCTGCAGAACGAGCACTCTCTGCTCGACGACAGCGAGCCGCACGTCGAGCACGTCGAGGCCTCGAGCTTAGCCCTCTCCTCGATCGGTCCCGAGAGCCTCCTCAGGAGCCTCGCCCTGGAGCCCGGCGCCCTCTCCTCGATCCTCGAGACGAACTCTTTGATCAGCTGCTCCACCGAGTCGAGGGGCTTGAGGGGGCACTCCTCCCAGACCACGGGGAGGCCCGTCAGCAGAGCGTAAGTCCTGGACTCGTGCTCGGACACCTCGAAGAGGGGCCTCAGCCTCCCCGCCGCCCCGAGCGCGGGAGGACTCGCAGGCCTGAGCTTCTCGCTGTACTCGGACCCCCCGACGAACAGCCCCTTGAGGTAATACGCCACCACGTCGTCGGCGTTGTGACCCGTCGCCACGTAGTCGAATCCTCCCGCAAGAGCGGCGGCGTTGAGCAAGTACCTCTTTAGGAGCCCGCAGACGCTACAGGTCGGCCTCTTCGCGGCTCTCGAGAGCTCCGGGACTCCCAGGCCTCTCAGG
The Fervidicoccaceae archaeon genome window above contains:
- a CDS encoding DMT family transporter, encoding MRGRLLGPVMLVLASLLWGSSFPTIKVLMSSVDPATYVWLRGLFSTLLLAPYVAWRAVRGGLDRSALRGGLRAGAAYTAGLWLQGWGTAYTTASNSAFITALHVVFVHAYVALVSRRYGARLGLALVACVIGAYMLTGPSTGLNRGDLLVLIGSLGWAAQVILVSRYCRGDPLQFVFAQFLASISLAAPDLLRGGPEPLSPIDVALLFYLAAASGVGAFALQVVGQRSVDPAAASVIFQLEPVFAAALARLAIGETMSCMQMAGATLIVFSTMLVGAFDRELSARARSSEPLEPTPRGARPALFS
- a CDS encoding tRNA 2-thiocytidine biosynthesis TtcA family protein; the protein is MRRPCSVCGSAAVAVDDASREALCAQHYVERVQRRIEKIVRRAIGAGRRRERVLVAVSGGKDSAVAAHALASLSDKLGLEVSLIHLELGIGGYSEACAGAARQLGRLLGLETVVARARELLRGLGVPELSRAAKRPTCSVCGLLKRYLLNAAALAGGFDYVATGHNADDVVAYYLKGLFVGGSEYSEKLRPASPPALGAAGRLRPLFEVSEHESRTYALLTGLPVVWEECPLKPLDSVEQLIKEFVSRIEERAPGSRARLLRRLSGPIEERAKLEASTCSTCGSLSSSRECSFCRLTRRALGEPLGASVREALRIALAR